The following are from one region of the Paenibacillus sp. JZ16 genome:
- a CDS encoding vWA domain-containing protein encodes MRSKGSAFVVLVAIAVVVFVLVYAGIALTSNLGKSEAEVDSEGAAKKINKIYKDIMVTTADPIKGQVDLDPVAVADSLPDISKFPISVENTTDLYVEIFSSPEKAGPGIDGWLNEVATEFNNSKPVVNGQPVSVKIRNIASGTATDYITSGKYVPDAFTPSNELWGEMVKEYGVKAELVSKRLTGNVTGVVTRKAKYDELVEKYGSLNVKTLTDAISNNELAMGYTDPFASSTGLNFLITALETFDSSDLLSEKAVQGFEKFQANVPFTASTTIQMRDAAKSGMLDAFVLEYQTYVNAADMKSGYVFTPFGVRHDSPLYALGKLPQEKLEIIKKFAAFVEQDKYQKMADKKGFNGLNDYQSELEVVDSSLLPSAQKLWKEKKDGNKPVAAVFVADVSGSMDGEPLNRLKQSLLTGQKYLGRDNSIGFVSYSTDVTINLPIGKYDLNQQSMFVGAINSLEASGNTATFDGIAVAMKMLQDEMAANPDVKPLIFVLSDGETNVGHSLDDIRELIQAYKIPVYTIGYNANIQALQSISSINEAASINADTDDVVYKISQLLNVQM; translated from the coding sequence ATGCGAAGCAAGGGTAGTGCCTTTGTTGTATTAGTGGCCATTGCAGTGGTCGTGTTTGTTCTGGTGTACGCGGGGATCGCGTTAACCTCGAACCTGGGCAAGAGCGAAGCCGAGGTCGATTCGGAAGGCGCGGCTAAGAAAATCAACAAAATCTACAAGGACATTATGGTTACGACGGCGGACCCGATAAAAGGTCAAGTCGATCTGGACCCGGTGGCCGTAGCAGACTCCCTGCCCGATATATCCAAATTCCCGATCTCGGTTGAGAATACAACGGACTTATACGTCGAAATATTCTCTTCTCCCGAGAAAGCAGGGCCGGGCATTGACGGATGGCTGAATGAAGTGGCAACGGAGTTCAACAACTCCAAGCCGGTGGTGAACGGACAGCCGGTATCCGTGAAGATCCGCAATATTGCTTCGGGAACCGCAACCGATTACATAACATCCGGGAAGTACGTGCCGGACGCTTTTACCCCTTCCAATGAGCTGTGGGGGGAGATGGTTAAGGAATATGGCGTCAAAGCCGAGCTAGTATCCAAGCGTCTCACGGGGAACGTGACCGGCGTTGTCACCCGAAAGGCCAAATACGACGAGCTGGTGGAGAAGTACGGCTCCTTGAACGTCAAGACGCTGACGGATGCGATATCGAATAATGAGTTGGCGATGGGGTATACGGATCCTTTTGCCAGCTCGACGGGTCTTAACTTTCTGATCACGGCCCTTGAAACGTTTGACAGCTCGGATCTGCTTAGTGAAAAAGCGGTACAGGGTTTCGAAAAATTCCAGGCGAACGTCCCTTTCACGGCTTCGACCACGATCCAGATGCGCGATGCGGCGAAGTCCGGTATGCTGGATGCCTTTGTTCTGGAGTATCAGACCTATGTCAACGCGGCGGATATGAAGAGCGGTTATGTCTTTACCCCGTTTGGCGTAAGGCATGACAGTCCTTTGTATGCGCTCGGGAAATTGCCGCAGGAGAAGCTGGAGATCATTAAGAAATTCGCGGCGTTTGTCGAGCAGGACAAATACCAGAAGATGGCCGACAAAAAAGGGTTCAATGGTCTGAATGATTACCAATCCGAGCTTGAAGTTGTTGACAGCAGCCTGCTGCCGTCCGCCCAGAAGCTGTGGAAGGAGAAGAAGGACGGCAACAAGCCGGTTGCGGCCGTGTTTGTGGCGGATGTGTCGGGGAGCATGGACGGTGAGCCGTTAAACCGCCTCAAGCAATCGCTGTTGACGGGACAGAAATATTTGGGCCGGGACAACAGCATCGGCTTTGTATCGTACTCCACGGATGTCACGATTAATCTGCCGATCGGCAAATATGACTTGAATCAGCAATCGATGTTTGTCGGGGCGATCAACAGTCTTGAAGCCAGCGGGAATACCGCCACCTTTGACGGCATTGCGGTGGCGATGAAGATGCTTCAGGACGAGATGGCGGCGAATCCGGACGTGAAACCTCTGATTTTTGTGCTGAGTGACGGAGAGACGAACGTTGGCCACTCCCTTGACGATATTCGGGAACTGATCCAAGCCTACAAAATCCCGGTGTACACGATTGGCTATAATGCGAACATCCAGGCGCTTCAAAGTATCTCCAGCATCAATGAAGCCGCCAGCATCAACGCCGATACCGATGATGTCGTATACAAAATCAGCCAGCTGCTGAATGTGCAGATGTAG
- a CDS encoding toxic anion resistance protein, with the protein MSFTMEVISPEEIKTAIEEQVKPEPEEVTQLKELAANNVQAIMELDIESLEKRRQVLQSIESFGISTMRSSSEKNALLQVQVGRLSKTGDEGGQVAKGLTELQLQLKDLDPSVVDFAKSGLLGMVFNPLRRYFAKFQKADAVISDIIISLDKGKTVLKNDNTTLEIEQQTLRELTKKLQKEIQLGMLMDAEIESQVEAAKIRQESEDKIRFITEEVLFPLRQRVMDLQQMLVVNQQGIMAIEVVIRNNKELIRGVDRARNVTVTALKISVTVASALYNQKIVLKKIELLNETTNNLISATSKMLKDQGAAIHKQSLETSISVDTLKQAFTDVLSALDSISTYKQEALPRMRETIHQFSELAVTGEQQIQRLERGQKLGL; encoded by the coding sequence TTGTCATTTACGATGGAAGTCATAAGTCCCGAGGAGATCAAGACGGCGATTGAGGAGCAGGTGAAGCCTGAGCCGGAAGAAGTCACGCAGCTGAAGGAGCTGGCGGCTAACAATGTGCAGGCCATCATGGAACTGGATATTGAATCGCTCGAGAAGCGAAGACAGGTGCTGCAATCCATTGAAAGCTTTGGCATCAGCACGATGAGATCCTCCTCGGAGAAGAATGCGCTCCTGCAGGTTCAGGTGGGGAGATTATCGAAAACCGGGGATGAAGGCGGTCAAGTGGCTAAAGGGTTAACGGAGCTGCAGCTGCAGCTGAAGGATCTGGATCCGAGCGTTGTGGATTTTGCGAAAAGCGGTCTCCTGGGCATGGTATTTAACCCGCTGCGCCGATATTTTGCCAAATTTCAAAAGGCGGATGCCGTCATTTCGGACATCATCATTTCTCTTGATAAAGGAAAAACCGTACTAAAGAATGACAACACCACGCTGGAGATTGAACAGCAAACCCTCCGCGAGCTCACCAAAAAGCTGCAAAAGGAAATTCAGCTGGGCATGCTCATGGACGCAGAGATCGAATCCCAGGTCGAGGCGGCTAAAATACGGCAGGAGTCGGAGGATAAAATCCGGTTTATTACTGAAGAGGTGCTGTTTCCGCTGCGCCAGCGCGTGATGGACCTGCAGCAGATGCTGGTCGTGAACCAGCAGGGGATCATGGCTATTGAAGTGGTCATCCGGAACAACAAAGAATTGATTCGCGGCGTGGATCGGGCGAGAAACGTAACGGTAACGGCGCTGAAAATCTCGGTCACGGTGGCTAGTGCCCTGTACAACCAGAAGATTGTCCTGAAGAAAATCGAGCTGCTGAACGAAACCACGAACAACCTGATCAGCGCCACTTCCAAAATGCTGAAGGATCAGGGCGCGGCGATTCACAAGCAATCGCTGGAAACGAGCATTTCCGTCGATACCTTGAAGCAAGCGTTCACGGATGTGCTGTCAGCGCTTGATTCCATCAGCACATATAAGCAGGAGGCTCTCCCGCGGATGCGTGAGACGATCCACCAGTTCAGTGAGCTGGCGGTAACGGGCGAGCAGCAGATCCAGCGCTTGGAGCGGGGGCAGAAGCTGGGACTGTAG
- a CDS encoding TetR/AcrR family transcriptional regulator: MNPETRKARTQRIVEAAECVFTRKGIETATMQDVATEAKMGIATIFRFFPRKEKLVVAVATKNLETVLETFRSIAERPISCMEKLELLFDHFISLLEQPASSNVKLLENFESYAAQFTEPLEDIELFNAVYRNISEVFSTIVEQGVEDGSVQADLPISETLSTIVNTFGIFARKLSLQKNILVVEPDLAPEKQLAILKRILLNYLRA, encoded by the coding sequence ATGAATCCCGAAACCCGAAAAGCCCGGACCCAACGCATCGTCGAAGCAGCAGAGTGCGTATTTACCCGTAAAGGCATTGAAACAGCCACGATGCAGGATGTCGCCACCGAGGCCAAAATGGGCATAGCCACCATATTTCGATTTTTTCCGCGGAAGGAGAAACTCGTCGTTGCCGTCGCTACGAAAAACCTGGAAACCGTTCTCGAAACCTTCCGTTCCATCGCGGAACGGCCGATTTCCTGCATGGAGAAGCTGGAGCTGCTGTTCGACCACTTCATTTCCCTCCTGGAGCAGCCGGCCAGCTCAAACGTCAAGCTGCTTGAGAACTTCGAGAGCTATGCTGCCCAGTTCACGGAGCCTCTTGAGGACATCGAGCTATTTAACGCCGTCTATCGGAACATATCCGAGGTGTTCTCGACCATTGTGGAGCAAGGCGTTGAAGACGGATCGGTTCAAGCCGATCTTCCGATTTCCGAGACGCTGTCCACCATCGTGAATACATTCGGCATTTTCGCCAGAAAGCTGTCCCTCCAGAAAAACATCCTGGTGGTCGAGCCGGACCTCGCCCCGGAGAAACAGCTTGCGATTCTCAAGCGGATCCTGCTTAATTATTTGCGAGCCTAA
- a CDS encoding type II toxin-antitoxin system death-on-curing family toxin, which produces MTPIRYLTSQEVIAINVAMIQKYSVGEHIGVKNPHLLESALHRPQSSAFGEDAYLSIWEKSAALFESLGQNHPFQNANKRTAFTALLLFLRYNGYRFIMGQKQAENLTVDMVNHKFTFQELTSLIKEYSIEIT; this is translated from the coding sequence ATGACCCCTATACGTTATCTAACCTCCCAAGAGGTTATCGCCATTAACGTCGCTATGATACAGAAATATAGTGTCGGCGAGCATATCGGTGTAAAGAATCCGCATTTGCTTGAGTCGGCCCTCCATCGGCCTCAATCGTCAGCTTTTGGAGAGGACGCCTATTTATCTATCTGGGAAAAGTCAGCTGCATTATTTGAATCACTGGGACAAAATCACCCATTTCAAAACGCCAATAAAAGAACCGCCTTCACGGCTCTTCTCCTGTTTTTACGCTATAACGGATATCGATTTATCATGGGTCAAAAACAAGCAGAGAATCTCACGGTCGATATGGTTAATCACAAATTCACCTTTCAAGAACTTACGTCCCTTATTAAAGAATATTCCATTGAAATAACGTAA
- a CDS encoding AbrB/MazE/SpoVT family DNA-binding domain-containing protein — protein MSRVNEMERKVTKFGNSLGITMTDALKQIGLDLGDTVQIDVNQTNGEIIIKKANKVSLPDGVSPDFLDTLSEIMSEYDQTLKGLKDR, from the coding sequence ATGAGCAGGGTGAACGAAATGGAACGGAAAGTAACTAAATTCGGTAACAGTTTGGGAATTACGATGACGGATGCTCTCAAACAGATCGGCTTAGATTTAGGTGATACGGTGCAAATTGATGTTAATCAAACAAATGGAGAGATCATCATTAAAAAAGCTAATAAGGTCTCCCTTCCTGACGGCGTCAGCCCTGATTTCCTAGATACTTTGTCTGAGATCATGAGCGAATACGACCAGACCTTAAAAGGGTTAAAAGATCGATGA
- a CDS encoding phosphotransferase enzyme family protein, whose protein sequence is MQLERRRELMDAAVSRFRLLERDRLQTHFSEHSLVCSYRRGAETVYVRLTDESHKPYAKIAGEVQWVEFLGSNGVCVARPHYSAAGNLAERIRTEDHDYTAVCYEEAKGRPVGENDADESLHRRMGQFMGRMHGIAKGYIHLDPVTRRPDWSDEAEKVRRIDLPPSEKEITLGYQALFHYISDLPVAEDAYGLIHADFHYGNFFVHEDSLCLIDFDASRYSWFVDDIAVAAFFSGLTEGADSDPDRFLIPFLEGYRLEHHLEEKWLREIPYFMKLREMGRYIKLFHACGGAFDKLHPWGQWYMKGRREKILQGDLPL, encoded by the coding sequence ATGCAATTGGAACGAAGAAGGGAACTTATGGACGCCGCTGTAAGCAGGTTCAGACTCTTGGAGCGGGATCGACTTCAGACGCATTTTTCCGAACACAGCCTTGTCTGTTCTTATCGAAGGGGTGCGGAGACCGTGTATGTACGCTTGACCGACGAGTCCCATAAACCGTATGCAAAGATTGCAGGCGAGGTGCAGTGGGTGGAGTTTCTCGGGAGTAACGGCGTTTGCGTTGCGAGGCCGCACTACTCGGCGGCAGGAAATCTTGCGGAGCGGATTCGGACGGAGGATCATGACTATACGGCGGTCTGTTATGAGGAAGCCAAGGGGCGTCCGGTCGGGGAGAACGATGCCGATGAGAGCTTACACAGGCGAATGGGCCAATTCATGGGTCGCATGCACGGCATCGCCAAGGGGTACATCCATCTGGATCCCGTCACAAGACGGCCTGATTGGTCGGATGAGGCGGAAAAAGTCCGGCGTATTGATTTACCGCCATCCGAGAAGGAGATCACCCTTGGTTATCAGGCATTGTTCCATTATATATCGGACCTTCCGGTTGCTGAGGACGCTTATGGACTGATCCATGCGGATTTCCATTACGGCAATTTTTTCGTGCATGAGGATTCATTGTGTCTGATTGATTTTGATGCGAGCCGATATTCATGGTTCGTGGATGACATTGCGGTGGCTGCGTTTTTCTCAGGTTTAACCGAAGGAGCCGATTCGGACCCTGACAGGTTTCTGATCCCGTTCCTGGAAGGATACCGTCTGGAGCATCATCTGGAGGAGAAATGGCTTCGAGAAATCCCGTATTTCATGAAGCTGAGAGAGATGGGTCGGTATATCAAGCTATTCCATGCCTGCGGCGGAGCATTCGACAAACTCCATCCGTGGGGGCAGTGGTATATGAAAGGGCGTAGGGAAAAGATTCTGCAAGGCGATCTGCCACTTTAA
- a CDS encoding ABC transporter substrate-binding protein has translation MKARKLGLLLSSIVLMLLIAACGSGSDQAAEGAAEDNGSEKQTEQKEYKDELNIALTAQPPTLDTALTVSAVALDTAGNIFEQLYTLNANYEPVPALAESVERSEDGLTYTFALRQGVKFHNGKEMTSEDVVASMNRWLVTSSRAKVLLMNAKFEAVDTYTVKLTVEAPTSDVLILIASQAQFPSIMPKEIVESAPADGIKEYIGTGPYKFQEWKQDQYIHLVRNDDYYQVADTEPSGFDGRKEAPTQNLYFHFVTDHSTRIAGVKTGQYDVADSIPIESYDELAADNNINLLSFPGGALTAFFNTSEGLLQDVKIRQAILAAFNNEEIMLASFAKPDLYSLAPGYLNTNQVQWSTEAGAEYYNQSNPEKAKQLLQEAGYNGEEITLLTTKDYNEMYTATLVIQEQLRQIGMNVKVENFDFPTFLETKNDRSKWDIFVASTGYQITPPQLLAVNPDWAGLDNETVKQALIDIRGAATPEAAKQEWEKLQGFLYEFASSTVIGHYNGVVATTKKLEGFELFEAPVVWNAKVAK, from the coding sequence ATGAAAGCCAGAAAGTTAGGTTTACTCTTATCGTCGATCGTGCTGATGCTGTTGATCGCGGCATGCGGCAGCGGTTCCGATCAGGCTGCAGAGGGAGCAGCTGAAGACAATGGAAGTGAAAAGCAAACCGAGCAGAAAGAGTACAAAGACGAGCTGAACATCGCGCTTACGGCTCAGCCGCCTACGTTGGATACGGCCTTGACGGTATCGGCGGTTGCGCTGGATACGGCAGGCAACATCTTCGAGCAGTTGTACACGCTGAACGCAAACTATGAGCCTGTACCTGCTCTGGCAGAGTCCGTCGAACGAAGCGAGGATGGATTAACGTATACGTTCGCCCTTCGCCAAGGCGTGAAGTTCCACAACGGGAAAGAGATGACGTCCGAGGATGTTGTAGCATCGATGAACCGCTGGCTGGTGACTTCGTCCCGTGCGAAGGTGCTGCTGATGAATGCTAAATTCGAAGCCGTCGATACGTATACCGTGAAGCTGACCGTAGAGGCGCCTACGTCGGACGTGTTGATTCTTATTGCATCGCAAGCGCAGTTCCCTTCCATCATGCCGAAAGAGATTGTAGAATCAGCGCCGGCTGACGGGATCAAGGAGTACATCGGTACGGGTCCTTATAAATTCCAGGAATGGAAGCAGGATCAGTACATACATTTGGTGCGAAACGACGATTATTATCAGGTGGCGGATACGGAGCCGAGCGGATTTGACGGGCGAAAAGAAGCTCCTACCCAGAATCTGTACTTCCATTTCGTCACGGACCACTCCACGCGGATTGCAGGCGTGAAGACCGGACAGTACGATGTGGCGGATAGCATTCCGATCGAAAGCTACGATGAGCTTGCTGCCGACAACAATATCAATTTGCTTTCGTTCCCTGGTGGTGCACTGACGGCATTTTTCAATACCAGCGAGGGATTGTTACAGGACGTGAAGATTCGCCAGGCCATTCTCGCCGCGTTTAATAATGAGGAGATCATGTTGGCGAGCTTTGCCAAGCCGGATTTATACTCCTTGGCACCGGGTTACCTGAATACGAACCAAGTCCAATGGTCGACCGAAGCCGGAGCGGAGTATTACAACCAGTCGAACCCGGAGAAGGCCAAGCAGCTGCTGCAAGAGGCCGGTTATAACGGCGAAGAAATCACGCTGCTGACGACCAAAGACTATAACGAGATGTACACGGCCACATTGGTCATTCAGGAGCAGCTTCGTCAGATCGGCATGAACGTAAAAGTGGAGAACTTCGATTTCCCGACGTTCCTGGAAACGAAGAACGACCGCTCCAAGTGGGACATTTTCGTTGCGAGCACGGGCTATCAAATTACGCCGCCGCAGCTGTTGGCCGTCAATCCGGATTGGGCCGGACTCGACAATGAAACGGTCAAGCAGGCACTGATCGATATTCGCGGGGCAGCCACGCCGGAAGCCGCCAAGCAGGAATGGGAGAAACTGCAGGGCTTCCTGTACGAATTTGCCTCCTCCACCGTGATCGGACATTATAATGGCGTCGTCGCCACAACGAAGAAGCTTGAAGGCTTCGAGCTGTTTGAAGCGCCGGTGGTCTGGAATGCCAAAGTAGCGAAGTAA
- a CDS encoding ABC transporter permease: MLAYITKRLLSLIPVLAVVTIAIFLIIHITPGDPAAAILGMEASQEEIQKLNQDLGLDRPILEQYTSWVANVFKGDLGDSIFMNQPVSEAIAEHITPTLSLAILAQVIAIILAIPFGIIAAYKRGSIADYTLMGMSLLGMALPSFLLGLFLMLFVGVKLQWLPVAGYEPLSSGLWEHIKYLILPGISLGTIQAVLITRMTRSSMLEVLNLNFIKTARSKGLHEMKVLFKHAFRSAFLPILTVIGQTFGTLVTGAVVVEAIFNIPGLGQLILNSIARRDFAVIQGVVLVVTLMYVTINLIIDLLYGAVDPRVRLERK; this comes from the coding sequence GTGCTGGCTTATATTACGAAAAGACTTTTGTCGCTGATTCCCGTGCTGGCCGTTGTCACCATCGCTATTTTTCTGATCATCCACATTACGCCAGGAGATCCGGCAGCGGCGATATTGGGCATGGAGGCGTCGCAGGAGGAAATACAGAAGCTGAATCAAGATCTGGGCTTAGATCGCCCGATTCTCGAACAGTATACAAGCTGGGTAGCCAACGTATTTAAGGGAGATCTGGGGGATTCGATCTTCATGAATCAGCCGGTTAGCGAAGCCATCGCGGAGCATATCACCCCAACGCTATCATTAGCCATTCTGGCGCAGGTTATCGCAATTATACTGGCGATTCCCTTCGGGATTATCGCTGCTTACAAGCGAGGGTCCATCGCAGATTATACGCTGATGGGGATGTCCTTGCTGGGCATGGCCTTACCCAGTTTTTTGCTGGGATTGTTCCTCATGCTGTTTGTTGGCGTCAAGCTGCAGTGGCTGCCGGTCGCTGGATATGAACCGCTGAGCAGCGGGCTCTGGGAACATATAAAGTATCTGATTCTTCCCGGTATTTCGCTTGGGACCATACAGGCGGTCCTGATCACGCGAATGACCCGTTCGTCCATGCTGGAAGTGCTGAATTTGAATTTCATCAAGACAGCCAGATCCAAAGGCCTGCATGAAATGAAGGTGCTGTTCAAACATGCGTTCCGGAGCGCGTTTCTGCCCATTCTGACCGTTATTGGACAAACATTCGGCACTTTGGTGACAGGGGCCGTGGTCGTGGAGGCGATATTCAATATTCCCGGATTGGGTCAATTGATCTTAAATTCCATTGCCAGAAGAGATTTTGCAGTGATCCAAGGCGTGGTGCTTGTCGTCACACTCATGTACGTCACCATCAACTTGATTATCGACTTGCTGTATGGCGCGGTTGATCCGCGTGTTCGTTTGGAACGCAAATAA
- a CDS encoding ABC transporter permease codes for MATVQEKEYVAQVSKKLKKEQRALGYRRLRSNYGLLIGATIFVLLVILALIGPLLTTYGPYEMKVVDRLTPPGAEHWLGTDEFGRDLLTRLLYGARVSISVGLAVALLSSALGLVIGVYATYYKTLDHILMRICDGLIAIPGILLAIALMAALGASAINVITALTIVFTPNIARVVRSAALVVREQTYIEAMHVQGASATRIIWQHIVPNVMSPLLVQATFVFAEAIISEAALSFLGAGIPAPEASWGNILQASKLVIYKAWWMVVFPGATLVLSVLSLNLLGDGLRDLLDPRVKQKLRKS; via the coding sequence ATGGCAACTGTTCAGGAAAAAGAATACGTCGCTCAAGTCAGTAAAAAGCTGAAAAAAGAGCAGCGTGCACTAGGATATCGCCGATTGAGGTCGAACTACGGGCTGTTGATCGGAGCGACCATCTTTGTTTTATTGGTAATTCTGGCGCTGATCGGACCGCTCTTGACTACCTACGGCCCGTACGAGATGAAAGTTGTAGACCGTTTAACGCCGCCAGGGGCCGAGCATTGGCTGGGTACCGACGAATTTGGCCGGGATTTGTTAACCAGGCTTCTCTACGGTGCCAGGGTATCGATCAGCGTAGGACTGGCGGTTGCGCTGCTGTCCTCGGCATTGGGGCTCGTGATCGGCGTCTATGCGACGTATTATAAAACGCTGGATCATATTCTTATGCGCATCTGTGACGGGTTGATCGCGATTCCGGGAATCCTGCTCGCCATTGCCTTAATGGCCGCACTCGGCGCATCCGCCATCAATGTCATCACGGCGCTAACCATCGTGTTCACGCCGAATATTGCCCGGGTCGTCCGCTCGGCCGCGCTGGTGGTACGCGAGCAAACCTACATCGAGGCGATGCATGTCCAGGGAGCAAGCGCAACGCGCATCATATGGCAGCACATCGTGCCGAATGTAATGTCGCCTCTATTGGTACAGGCGACATTCGTATTTGCTGAAGCCATTATATCCGAGGCCGCGCTAAGTTTTCTCGGAGCGGGCATTCCTGCCCCTGAAGCCAGCTGGGGGAACATTCTGCAAGCAAGCAAACTAGTTATTTATAAGGCATGGTGGATGGTCGTATTCCCCGGGGCCACGCTCGTTTTGTCTGTACTCAGTCTGAATTTGCTGGGCGACGGGCTGCGCGACTTGCTGGATCCCCGCGTGAAGCAAAAGTTGAGAAAGTCATGA
- a CDS encoding ABC transporter ATP-binding protein: MNNEPLLEVRNLKTHFHTERGKVTAVNGVSFSMNKGDIIGIVGESGSGKSVMSQSIMRLLDHTDAIEYEGEILFEKQDLLSLSPSKLRAVRGDKISMVFQDPLTSLSPVYTIGNQIGEAIRLHQRKSKKEARQQAIEILRMTGIPSPEVRVDEYPHQLSGGMQQRAMIAMALSCEPNLLIADEPTTALDVTIQAQILELIADLNRKMGMGVLFITHDLGVVSEICTGVKVMYLGKIVEEAPTEQLFHKPLHPYTQGLIQSIPKLEGDRNDELHVIEGTVPSLTDIPQGCGFSTRCPYADELCRASEPPMQTAHMDHRVKCWHYEAINESKGRETTVGTNS, encoded by the coding sequence ATGAATAACGAGCCTCTATTGGAAGTGAGAAATCTAAAAACGCATTTTCATACCGAGCGGGGGAAAGTGACGGCTGTGAACGGAGTCAGTTTTTCCATGAATAAAGGCGACATCATCGGCATTGTCGGAGAATCCGGCAGCGGAAAGAGCGTCATGTCCCAATCGATCATGAGGCTGCTGGACCATACGGATGCGATCGAGTACGAGGGGGAGATCCTGTTTGAGAAGCAGGACCTGCTGTCTCTTTCGCCTTCTAAATTACGGGCGGTCCGCGGCGACAAAATCTCCATGGTTTTTCAGGACCCGCTTACGTCCCTAAGTCCCGTGTATACGATAGGTAATCAAATCGGGGAAGCCATTCGTCTCCATCAGAGGAAGTCCAAGAAGGAAGCTCGTCAACAAGCCATTGAGATTCTGCGGATGACGGGTATTCCATCTCCGGAGGTGAGGGTGGATGAATATCCCCATCAGCTGTCGGGAGGAATGCAGCAGCGGGCGATGATTGCCATGGCACTCTCCTGTGAGCCGAACCTGTTGATTGCGGATGAACCGACAACCGCGCTCGACGTAACGATTCAGGCGCAGATTCTGGAGCTGATCGCCGATTTGAACCGCAAAATGGGCATGGGCGTGCTGTTTATCACGCATGATCTGGGTGTCGTATCGGAAATTTGTACGGGCGTGAAGGTGATGTACTTGGGGAAAATCGTGGAAGAAGCCCCCACGGAACAGCTGTTTCATAAACCGCTCCATCCTTATACGCAGGGACTGATCCAATCGATCCCCAAGCTGGAGGGGGACAGAAACGATGAGCTTCATGTCATTGAGGGAACGGTGCCCTCTCTGACGGATATTCCGCAGGGCTGCGGCTTTTCTACGCGATGTCCTTATGCCGATGAATTATGCCGTGCCTCAGAGCCGCCAATGCAAACGGCACATATGGACCATCGAGTGAAGTGCTGGCATTACGAGGCCATAAACGAGTCGAAAGGGAGGGAGACAACCGTTGGAACAAACAGCTGA
- a CDS encoding ABC transporter ATP-binding protein encodes MEQTADHSILKVSSLHKQFPVYGSFGKLWGAKGYVRAVTDVSFQLREGETYGLVGESGSGKTTTGRTILGLTPASQGQVLYRDRDLAAMSRKEIRKFRKDVQLVFQDPFSSLNPRKRIGRILEEPLIIHKMGDKAERREKVFHILKTVGLQPEHYFRFPHEFSGGQRQRLGLARALIMNPKIIVCDEPVSALDVSIQSQILNMLKRLQRELKLTLLFITHDISVVRYISDRIGIMYLGKIVEEALTDDLFHEPLHPYTKALFSAVPDFTRSRLQDRVILRGEIPSPLSPPSGCVFHTRCPFATDICKAEVPALREVRPNQKVACHLVDESRSS; translated from the coding sequence TTGGAACAAACAGCTGATCATTCGATTTTAAAGGTAAGCTCCCTTCACAAGCAGTTCCCGGTGTACGGATCCTTCGGTAAGTTATGGGGCGCCAAGGGATATGTAAGAGCCGTAACGGATGTTTCTTTTCAATTAAGAGAGGGAGAGACGTACGGACTTGTCGGAGAATCCGGTTCCGGTAAAACTACCACGGGGCGTACGATCCTAGGATTAACCCCGGCAAGCCAAGGTCAGGTTCTATACCGGGACCGGGATTTGGCTGCGATGTCGAGGAAGGAAATCCGGAAATTCCGCAAGGACGTACAGCTTGTTTTTCAAGATCCGTTCTCTTCGCTTAACCCGAGGAAAAGAATCGGCCGAATTCTGGAGGAGCCCCTGATTATTCATAAAATGGGAGACAAGGCAGAGCGTCGGGAAAAAGTATTTCACATCCTGAAAACCGTGGGCCTGCAGCCGGAGCATTATTTCCGTTTTCCTCATGAATTCTCGGGCGGTCAGCGCCAGCGTTTGGGCTTGGCGCGCGCGCTTATCATGAATCCGAAGATTATCGTATGCGACGAGCCGGTCTCGGCACTGGACGTCTCCATTCAGTCGCAAATTTTGAATATGCTCAAGCGCCTGCAGCGGGAATTGAAATTAACGCTATTATTTATTACGCATGATATCAGCGTGGTTCGGTATATTTCCGATCGGATCGGCATTATGTATCTCGGGAAAATCGTGGAAGAAGCTTTAACGGATGATCTATTCCATGAGCCGTTGCATCCCTATACGAAGGCGCTGTTCTCAGCGGTACCCGACTTTACCCGCAGCCGATTACAGGACCGGGTGATATTGCGGGGGGAAATCCCGTCCCCTTTATCTCCGCCGAGCGGCTGTGTTTTTCATACGCGCTGTCCCTTTGCAACGGATATCTGCAAGGCAGAAGTTCCGGCTTTAAGAGAAGTTCGGCCCAACCAGAAGGTAGCTTGCCATCTTGTTGATGAGAGCCGTTCATCCTGA